From the genome of Spinacia oleracea cultivar Varoflay chromosome 2, BTI_SOV_V1, whole genome shotgun sequence, one region includes:
- the LOC110795041 gene encoding DIS3-like exonuclease 2, which yields MGMMAVEQLHQQQQSGGVRSEDLVDKKKKRRSTRRAKHNSSAIESVSIEGAGQYQHAYHNFQNGSMSTNASSSNQFAQNSINPLLTSHIDQPSANLNSGIQLISRSSPTPRTFQHSAGSHGNRDFTPPHLIYGSNKQKHFDPHWSLDVVMEALQKGEVFQAILRVNAHNRHEAYCTIEGVPTDVFVNGIPRQNRAVEGDVVAIKVDSPHLWSRMKGSSGSGSNLSPTDNRNPSVYAETNQDNSGGKTSLDVESGFQPVTTCSPVEENGCGSNYIHANGRHCSGLDLSGEGFPREENEVLNSVDRLYTAVVSSPSKRPTGRVVAIIEPSVRRNAVIGVLNAYWLLHGKEGYKKENRNNSDLLPPSNCNYIHLIPTDPKLPNMIVPVGGLPADIKKMLDDGDASIGRELVASRIDNWTEESLLPQASVMRSFGPGEEVESRIEAVLVENAICSTEFSEESLSCLPVESWKVPQAELQCRKDIRNLCVFTIDPSTATDLDDALSVERLSNGVFRVGVHIADVSYFVQPDTPLDIEAQVRSTSVYMLRRKLSMLPALLSENLGSLIPGVDRLTFSIFWDLDVSGNVLDRWVGRTVIRSCCKLSYEHAQDVIDGRVTVNSLERGENGFPQLFGHFTWHDVFQSIRDLNKISKALKDSRFVDGALRLDNAKVVFLLDERGFPYDSVLSERKDSNFLVEEFMLLANRTAAEIISRAFPDRALLRRHPEPNLRKLKEFEVFCSKNGLELDVSSSGSLHKSLEKIKEKLKEDSMFYDIVINFATKPMQLAKYFCTGDTTVPTDGWGHYALALPLYTHFTSPLRRYPDVVVHRTLIAAIEAEQIYMEQEGKRNDLSQAGKVRCFTGKTFDKIAVESVRAQEALSAAALKHRLTCREKLTHVASYCNQKKLASRIVKDAVDKLYMWVLLRTKKVLLSEARVLGVGPRFMSIYVQKLAIERRIYYDDVDGLIVEWLEATSTLVLSTVQHNNSKRSQWRGSPGKYKPLEEVALVRSPCDLETDLDALLQIDNSGKPCEAATDCMKTCSESRVKIEPGVFPLTIRAMSTIPVALHAVGGYDGPPDIGARLYVTSYFR from the exons ATGGGTATGATGGCCGTGGAACAATTACATCAGCAGCAGCAATCTGGTGGTGTCAGGTCCGAAGATCTCGTTGACAAGAAGAAGAAGCGTCGATCTACTCGCCGTGCTAAGCACAATTCTTCTGCCATTG AGTCAGTGTCTATTGAAGGAGCTGGACAATATCAACATGCGTATCACAACTTTCAGAATGGTAGCATGTCAACTAATGCTTCTTCGTCAAACCAATTTGCACAAAACAGTATTAATCCCCTCCTAACCAGCCATATAGATCAACCTTCAGCGAATCTGAACTCTGGCATACAACTTATTTCAAGGTCTTCTCCAACTCCTCGTACCTTTCAACATTCGGCTGGATCGCATGGTAATCGTGATTTCACACCCCCTCACTTAATTTATGGGTCTAACAAGCAGAAGCACTTTGACCCACACTGGTCCTTGGATGTTGTTATGGAGGCATTGCAG AAAGGCGAGGTCTTCCAAGCAATATTACGCGTCAATGCACATAACAGACATGAG GCTTACTGTACAATTGAAGGCGTCCCAACAGATGTGTTTGTTAATGGAATCCCTAGGCAAAATAGAGCT GTAGAGGGAGATGTTGTTGCAATTAAGGTTGATAGTCCTCACTTGTGGAGTAGGATGAAAGGATCATCTGGGTCTGGGAGCAATTTGTCTCCGACAGACAATCGTAATCCTTCTGTTTATGCTGAAACCAATCAGGACAACTCCGGGGGAAAAACTTCATTGGATGTTGAATCTGGTTTTCAACCTGTGACAACTTGTTCACCTGTTGAGGAGAATGGATGCGGATCAAACTATATTCATGCTAATGGCCGTCACTGCTCTGGGTTAGATCTTTCAGGTGAAGGTTTTCCTCGTGAAGAGAATGAGGTTCTAAATTCAGTTGATAGATTGTACACAGCGGTTGTTTCCTCCCCGTCAAAAAGACCAACTGGTAGGGTCGTAGCAATAATTGAACCCTCTGTTCGTAGAAATGCTGTTATTGGTGTTCTTAACGCTTATTGGTTACTTCATGGTAAGGAGGGTTACAAGAAAGAGAACAGAAATAACTCAGATTTGCTGCCTCCTTCAAACTGCAATTACATCCATTTAATACCAACTGACCCAAAGTTGCCTAATATGATTGTCCCTGTGGGAGGTTTGCCAGCTGATATTAAGAAAATGTTGGATGATGGTGATGCGTCAATAGGAAGAGAACTTGTCGCTTCACGGATTGATAACTGGACAGAAGAAAGTTTACTTCCACAAGCGAGTGTAATGCGTAGTTTTGGGCCTGGTGAGGAAGTGGAATCTCGAATTGAGGCAGTTTTGGTAGAAAATGCAATTTGTTCTACTGAATTTTCTGAGGAATCGCTTTCTTGCCTGCCAGTTGAGTCATGGAAGGTCCCACAGGCAGAGTTGCAATGTCGTAAAGATATTAGAAACCTTTGTGTGTTTACAATTGATCCTTCCACAGCTACTGATCTTGATGATGCCCTCTCAGTTGAAAGGTTGTCAAATGGAGTTTTCAGGGTTGGGGTTCACATTGCTGACGTGTCTTATTTTGTTCAACCAGATACACCCTTAGATATAGAAGCTCAAGTTCGATCTACCAGTGTGTATATGTTGCGACGTAAGTTGTCCATGTTACCTGCCTTGCTTTCGGAAAATTTAGGTTCCCTTATCCCAGGAGTAGATAGGCTCACTTTTTCTATCTTTTGGGATTTAGATGTTTCTGGTAATGTCCTAGATAGATGGGTTGGTCGTACGGTGATTAGGTCTTGTTGCAAGTTGTCTTATGAACATGCACAAGACGTAATTGATGGCCGAGTCACTGTAAACAGTTTGGAGAGGGGTGAAAATGGCTTTCCTCAGCTTTTTGGCCATTTTACTTGGCATGATGTTTTCCAGTCTATCAGAGATCTTAACAAGATATCTAAAGCTTTGAAGGATAGCCGATTCGTTGATGGTGCTCTGCGACTTGACAATGCCAAGGTTGTCTTCTTACTGGATGAGCGTGGATTTCCTTACGATAGCGTACTTTCTGAGCGGAAAGACTCCAATTTCCTGGTTGAGGAGTTTATGCTTTTGGCAAATAGGACTGCTGCAGAAATAATTTCTAGAGCTTTTCCAGACAGGGCTTTGCTGCGGAGGCATCCTGAGCCTAACTTGCGGAAGCTTAAGGAGTTTGAAGTATTTTGCAGCAAAAATGGGTTAGAACTGGATGTTTCTTCATCTGGCAGCTTACATAAATCACTGGAAAAGATCAAGGAGAAGCTCAAGGAAGATTCAATGTTTTATGATATAGTAATAAATTTTGCAACTAAGCCAATGCAACTTGCAAAATACTTTTGCACAGGAGACACAACAGTGCCCACAGATGGTTGGGGGCATTATGCGCTGGCACTTCCCCTATACACTCATTTCACTTCACCATTGCGTCGATATCCCGATGTGGTTGTACATCGAACATTAATTGCTGCTATAGAGGCAGAACAAATTTATATGGAACAGGAAGGCAAAAGAAATGATCTTAGTCAGGCAGGGAAAGTTAGGTGCTTTACTGGGAAGACTTTTGATAAAATTGCTGTCGAATCTGTTCGCGCCCAGGAAGCATTATCTGCTGCTGCATTGAAGCACAGGCTGACGTGTAGGGAGAAACTCACACATGTAGCTTCCTACTGTAATCAGAAAAAATTGGCTAGTCGCATTGTCAAGGATGCTGTTGATAAACTCTATATGTGGGTGCTGCTGAGGACTAAAAAG GTTTTGCTATCAGAAGCAAGAGTTTTGGGTGTAGGACCTAGGTTTATGTCAATATATGTGCAGAAGCTGGCG ATTGAGAGGCGTATATATTATGATGACGTTGATGGCTTGATAGTGGAATGGCTAGAGGCTACATCCACACTTGTGCTGAGCACTGTACAACACAATAATAGTAAGCGGTCCCAATGGAGAGGAAGCCCTGGTAAATACAAGCCACTAGAAGAAGTGGCCTTAGTTCGTAGTCCTTGCGACTTGGAAACAGATTTGGATGCTTTGCTGCAAATTGACAATTCTGGTAAACCATGTGAGGCGGCTACAGATTGTATGAAAACATGTAGCGAGTCTAGAGTGAAGATTGAACCTGGTGTTTTCCCCCTCACAATTCGTGCTATGTCCACAATCCCTGTTGCACTCCATGCTGTTGGTGGATATGACGGGCCTCCAGATATTGGTGCGAGGCTCTATGTTACTTCGTATTTCAGGTGA
- the LOC110795040 gene encoding uncharacterized protein has product MKSVSGEVVSCETFPLSKAARVLSNFVAADNGASPAFAAYLRRASASFNELAQLHKEHKRSRSQTKVKKQHSHGIVINSSKRRDLDLRAVNNRHSEEEEAGRIDVSLNVDVETRRHKSKNRRDRGEGKHKNRSMEVDRNVEDVGGAGNKSKINKETSDGVNAIQVKNDTESFDGSKENKKNKRVKLEKETSGGTQTVENNGDEPKKRNKRKNKSEIKQESISGGVKVEEERNDSMGDHLENVVKGSKEKKHKKKRNRQEKEREIESSNNKESRKRKHESVAVGELQGSQEKHKSKRKRSS; this is encoded by the coding sequence ATGAAATCGGTGTCGGGGGAAGTAGTATCTTGTGAGACTTTCCCTCTTTCCAAAGCTGCTAGGGTCCTGTCGAATTTTGTGGCTGCAGACAATGGAGCATCCCCTGCATTTGCTGCGTACTTGAGGCGCGCTTCAGCCTCCTTCAATGAACTTGCTCAGCTTCATAAAGAGCATAAGAGGTCAAGAAGTCAAACCAAAGTTAAGAAGCAACATTCCCATGGCATTGTTATAAACAGTAGCAAGAGGAGGGATCTTGATCTTCGAGCTGTGAATAACAGACacagtgaagaagaagaagctgGAAGAATTGATGTTAGTTTGAATGTTGATGTGGAGACGAGGAGGCATAAAAGCAAGAATAGGAGAGATAGAGGTGAGGGGAAACATAAGAATAGGAGCATGGAAGTTGACAGGAATGTGGAAGATGTAGGAGGGGCTGGGAACAAGTCAAAGATAAACAAGGAAACCAGTGATGGTGTTAATGCAATTCAAGTCAAGAATGATACAGAAAGCTTTGACGGAAGtaaagaaaacaagaaaaacaagAGAGTCAAGCTTGAAAAAGAAACTAGTGGTGGTACTCAAACTGTGGAAAACAATGGTGATGAGCCAAAGAAACGCAACAAGAGAAAGAACAAAAGTGAAATAAAACAAGAAAGTATCAGTGGTGGCGTTAAGGTGGAAGAAGAAAGAAATGATAGCATGGGAGATCATCTAGAGAATGTAGTTAAAGGTAGTAAAGAAAAGAAACATAAGAAGAAACGAAATCGtcaagagaaagaaagagaaattGAGTCGTCCAACAACAAAGAGAGTAGAAAAAGGAAGCATGAGAGTGTTGCAGTCGGAGAATTACAAGGCTCACAGGAAAAACACAAATCAAAGAGAAAGAGAAGTAGCTGA
- the LOC110795068 gene encoding uncharacterized protein isoform X2: MAEMGMGWYGPLIDLSAAASHVGDFVQFLVFVHRSNPIQYKSRRGRGSGNGGEVVRTDIDVGDESRPHFNITLWNSNLASQVFAGDIIFFRNVKVNSFGSIVEASSVHYSSILRLIHPYHSLLSRVIGTTKDKLTRVIHWIHQTRITLCNQLNSKQVPAPRNWKEHQEQKPRECFSLSEVLHLSNSCKVNFHASIGELFLQSLWPDAEKDRLFISRRLNIKTDIIVEDMICTGCQLCGLPLCSDSTGVGKDCPLYCDKSSNRLHTVGFIYRPFMLYVWDDSEHIPLHVTNKAAELLFGNIIAENVYLSFKNQKDHQNLKNPSKEHVNIQDHARVDPKDIVSVSNMGLQKRRIKHDPKSPNLYLIWLIVLRMLLLQGENSSLTFEVLIDSSLEMEDGRFKMLSVSMS, translated from the exons ATGGCAGAAATGGGAATGGGATGGTATGGACCTCTTATTGATCTTTCGGCAGCGGCTTCTCACGTGGGAGATTTCGTACAATTCCTTGTTTTTGTTCACCGCTCCAATCCTATTCAG TATAAATCACGGAGAGGAAGAGGAAGTGGAAATGGCGGTGAAGTGGTCCGCACAGACATTGATGTCGGTGACGAAAGTCGCCCCCATTTCAACATTACTCTTTGGAATTCCAACCTCGCTTCCCAAGTTTTTGCTGGGGACATCATCTTCTTCCGAA ATGTGAAAGTGAATTCATTTGGTAGTATCGTTGAAGCTTCGTCTGTTCACTATTCTTCTATCCTTCGTCTCATCCATCCTTATCATTCCCTCCTTTCTCGTG TTATCGGAACTACAAAGGACAAGCTTACCAGGGTCATACATTGGATTCACCAAACTAGAATCACTCTTTGTAATCAACTCAATTCCAAACAA GTTCCAGCACCACGAAACTGGAAAGAGCACCAAGAGCAAAAACCTCGTGAATGTTTCTCGCTTTCAGAAGTGTTACACCTGTCTAATTCCTGTAAGGTCAACTTTCATGCATCAATAGGTGAACTTTTTTTGCAGTCTCTGTGGCCTGACGCCGAGAAAGATAGGCTGTTCATTAGTAGGAGATTGAATATCAAGACTGACATCATAGTAGAAGATATGATATGTACAGGCTGCCAGCTCTGTGGCCTCCCTTTGTGTTCAGA CTCCACAGGTGTGGGAAAAGACTGTCCATTATATTGTGACAAGAGTTCAAACAGACTTCATACAGTAGGCTTCATATACAGGCCATTTATG CTATACGTATGGGACGACTCAGAGCATATACCACTTCATGTTACGAATAAGGCAGCTGAACTCCTGTTTGGGAATATCATCGCTGAAAATGTGTACCTGTCATTCAAGAACCAAAAGGATCATCAGAATCTGAAAAACCCTTCCAAGGAACATGTTAACATACAGGATCATGCAAGAGTTGACCCAAAAGATATTGTGTCAGTCAGCAACATGGGATTACAGAAGAGGAGGATAAAACATGACCCTAAAAGCCCAAACTTGTACTTGATATGGTTAATTGTGTTAAGGATGTTGTTGCTTCAAGGGGAAAATAGCTCTTTAACGTTTGAAGTTCTTATTGATTCTAGCTTGGAAATGGAGGACGGAAGATTTAAAATGTTATCGGTGTCAATGTCATAA
- the LOC110795068 gene encoding uncharacterized protein isoform X1 has protein sequence MAEMGMGWYGPLIDLSAAASHVGDFVQFLVFVHRSNPIQYKSRRGRGSGNGGEVVRTDIDVGDESRPHFNITLWNSNLASQVFAGDIIFFRNVKVNSFGSIVEASSVHYSSILRLIHPYHSLLSRGLDDLVATCSVIGTTKDKLTRVIHWIHQTRITLCNQLNSKQVPAPRNWKEHQEQKPRECFSLSEVLHLSNSCKVNFHASIGELFLQSLWPDAEKDRLFISRRLNIKTDIIVEDMICTGCQLCGLPLCSDSTGVGKDCPLYCDKSSNRLHTVGFIYRPFMLYVWDDSEHIPLHVTNKAAELLFGNIIAENVYLSFKNQKDHQNLKNPSKEHVNIQDHARVDPKDIVSVSNMGLQKRRIKHDPKSPNLYLIWLIVLRMLLLQGENSSLTFEVLIDSSLEMEDGRFKMLSVSMS, from the exons ATGGCAGAAATGGGAATGGGATGGTATGGACCTCTTATTGATCTTTCGGCAGCGGCTTCTCACGTGGGAGATTTCGTACAATTCCTTGTTTTTGTTCACCGCTCCAATCCTATTCAG TATAAATCACGGAGAGGAAGAGGAAGTGGAAATGGCGGTGAAGTGGTCCGCACAGACATTGATGTCGGTGACGAAAGTCGCCCCCATTTCAACATTACTCTTTGGAATTCCAACCTCGCTTCCCAAGTTTTTGCTGGGGACATCATCTTCTTCCGAA ATGTGAAAGTGAATTCATTTGGTAGTATCGTTGAAGCTTCGTCTGTTCACTATTCTTCTATCCTTCGTCTCATCCATCCTTATCATTCCCTCCTTTCTCGTG GTCTTGATGATCTGGTCGCTACTTGTTCAGTTATCGGAACTACAAAGGACAAGCTTACCAGGGTCATACATTGGATTCACCAAACTAGAATCACTCTTTGTAATCAACTCAATTCCAAACAA GTTCCAGCACCACGAAACTGGAAAGAGCACCAAGAGCAAAAACCTCGTGAATGTTTCTCGCTTTCAGAAGTGTTACACCTGTCTAATTCCTGTAAGGTCAACTTTCATGCATCAATAGGTGAACTTTTTTTGCAGTCTCTGTGGCCTGACGCCGAGAAAGATAGGCTGTTCATTAGTAGGAGATTGAATATCAAGACTGACATCATAGTAGAAGATATGATATGTACAGGCTGCCAGCTCTGTGGCCTCCCTTTGTGTTCAGA CTCCACAGGTGTGGGAAAAGACTGTCCATTATATTGTGACAAGAGTTCAAACAGACTTCATACAGTAGGCTTCATATACAGGCCATTTATG CTATACGTATGGGACGACTCAGAGCATATACCACTTCATGTTACGAATAAGGCAGCTGAACTCCTGTTTGGGAATATCATCGCTGAAAATGTGTACCTGTCATTCAAGAACCAAAAGGATCATCAGAATCTGAAAAACCCTTCCAAGGAACATGTTAACATACAGGATCATGCAAGAGTTGACCCAAAAGATATTGTGTCAGTCAGCAACATGGGATTACAGAAGAGGAGGATAAAACATGACCCTAAAAGCCCAAACTTGTACTTGATATGGTTAATTGTGTTAAGGATGTTGTTGCTTCAAGGGGAAAATAGCTCTTTAACGTTTGAAGTTCTTATTGATTCTAGCTTGGAAATGGAGGACGGAAGATTTAAAATGTTATCGGTGTCAATGTCATAA
- the LOC110795068 gene encoding uncharacterized protein isoform X3 — MAEMGMGWYGPLIDLSAAASHVGDFVQFLVFVHRSNPIQYKSRRGRGSGNGGEVVRTDIDVGDESRPHFNITLWNSNLASQVFAGDIIFFRNVKVNSFGSIVEASSVHYSSILRLIHPYHSLLSRGLDDLVATCSVIGTTKDKLTRVIHWIHQTRITLCNQLNSKQSLWPDAEKDRLFISRRLNIKTDIIVEDMICTGCQLCGLPLCSDSTGVGKDCPLYCDKSSNRLHTVGFIYRPFMLYVWDDSEHIPLHVTNKAAELLFGNIIAENVYLSFKNQKDHQNLKNPSKEHVNIQDHARVDPKDIVSVSNMGLQKRRIKHDPKSPNLYLIWLIVLRMLLLQGENSSLTFEVLIDSSLEMEDGRFKMLSVSMS; from the exons ATGGCAGAAATGGGAATGGGATGGTATGGACCTCTTATTGATCTTTCGGCAGCGGCTTCTCACGTGGGAGATTTCGTACAATTCCTTGTTTTTGTTCACCGCTCCAATCCTATTCAG TATAAATCACGGAGAGGAAGAGGAAGTGGAAATGGCGGTGAAGTGGTCCGCACAGACATTGATGTCGGTGACGAAAGTCGCCCCCATTTCAACATTACTCTTTGGAATTCCAACCTCGCTTCCCAAGTTTTTGCTGGGGACATCATCTTCTTCCGAA ATGTGAAAGTGAATTCATTTGGTAGTATCGTTGAAGCTTCGTCTGTTCACTATTCTTCTATCCTTCGTCTCATCCATCCTTATCATTCCCTCCTTTCTCGTG GTCTTGATGATCTGGTCGCTACTTGTTCAGTTATCGGAACTACAAAGGACAAGCTTACCAGGGTCATACATTGGATTCACCAAACTAGAATCACTCTTTGTAATCAACTCAATTCCAAACAA TCTCTGTGGCCTGACGCCGAGAAAGATAGGCTGTTCATTAGTAGGAGATTGAATATCAAGACTGACATCATAGTAGAAGATATGATATGTACAGGCTGCCAGCTCTGTGGCCTCCCTTTGTGTTCAGA CTCCACAGGTGTGGGAAAAGACTGTCCATTATATTGTGACAAGAGTTCAAACAGACTTCATACAGTAGGCTTCATATACAGGCCATTTATG CTATACGTATGGGACGACTCAGAGCATATACCACTTCATGTTACGAATAAGGCAGCTGAACTCCTGTTTGGGAATATCATCGCTGAAAATGTGTACCTGTCATTCAAGAACCAAAAGGATCATCAGAATCTGAAAAACCCTTCCAAGGAACATGTTAACATACAGGATCATGCAAGAGTTGACCCAAAAGATATTGTGTCAGTCAGCAACATGGGATTACAGAAGAGGAGGATAAAACATGACCCTAAAAGCCCAAACTTGTACTTGATATGGTTAATTGTGTTAAGGATGTTGTTGCTTCAAGGGGAAAATAGCTCTTTAACGTTTGAAGTTCTTATTGATTCTAGCTTGGAAATGGAGGACGGAAGATTTAAAATGTTATCGGTGTCAATGTCATAA
- the LOC110795068 gene encoding uncharacterized protein isoform X4, with product MAEMGMGWYGPLIDLSAAASHVGDFVQFLVFVHRSNPIQYKSRRGRGSGNGGEVVRTDIDVGDESRPHFNITLWNSNLASQVFAGDIIFFRNVKVNSFGSIVEASSVHYSSILRLIHPYHSLLSRVIGTTKDKLTRVIHWIHQTRITLCNQLNSKQSLWPDAEKDRLFISRRLNIKTDIIVEDMICTGCQLCGLPLCSDSTGVGKDCPLYCDKSSNRLHTVGFIYRPFMLYVWDDSEHIPLHVTNKAAELLFGNIIAENVYLSFKNQKDHQNLKNPSKEHVNIQDHARVDPKDIVSVSNMGLQKRRIKHDPKSPNLYLIWLIVLRMLLLQGENSSLTFEVLIDSSLEMEDGRFKMLSVSMS from the exons ATGGCAGAAATGGGAATGGGATGGTATGGACCTCTTATTGATCTTTCGGCAGCGGCTTCTCACGTGGGAGATTTCGTACAATTCCTTGTTTTTGTTCACCGCTCCAATCCTATTCAG TATAAATCACGGAGAGGAAGAGGAAGTGGAAATGGCGGTGAAGTGGTCCGCACAGACATTGATGTCGGTGACGAAAGTCGCCCCCATTTCAACATTACTCTTTGGAATTCCAACCTCGCTTCCCAAGTTTTTGCTGGGGACATCATCTTCTTCCGAA ATGTGAAAGTGAATTCATTTGGTAGTATCGTTGAAGCTTCGTCTGTTCACTATTCTTCTATCCTTCGTCTCATCCATCCTTATCATTCCCTCCTTTCTCGTG TTATCGGAACTACAAAGGACAAGCTTACCAGGGTCATACATTGGATTCACCAAACTAGAATCACTCTTTGTAATCAACTCAATTCCAAACAA TCTCTGTGGCCTGACGCCGAGAAAGATAGGCTGTTCATTAGTAGGAGATTGAATATCAAGACTGACATCATAGTAGAAGATATGATATGTACAGGCTGCCAGCTCTGTGGCCTCCCTTTGTGTTCAGA CTCCACAGGTGTGGGAAAAGACTGTCCATTATATTGTGACAAGAGTTCAAACAGACTTCATACAGTAGGCTTCATATACAGGCCATTTATG CTATACGTATGGGACGACTCAGAGCATATACCACTTCATGTTACGAATAAGGCAGCTGAACTCCTGTTTGGGAATATCATCGCTGAAAATGTGTACCTGTCATTCAAGAACCAAAAGGATCATCAGAATCTGAAAAACCCTTCCAAGGAACATGTTAACATACAGGATCATGCAAGAGTTGACCCAAAAGATATTGTGTCAGTCAGCAACATGGGATTACAGAAGAGGAGGATAAAACATGACCCTAAAAGCCCAAACTTGTACTTGATATGGTTAATTGTGTTAAGGATGTTGTTGCTTCAAGGGGAAAATAGCTCTTTAACGTTTGAAGTTCTTATTGATTCTAGCTTGGAAATGGAGGACGGAAGATTTAAAATGTTATCGGTGTCAATGTCATAA
- the LOC110795039 gene encoding uncharacterized protein: MRGAGGPLLCIGDLLCDVGEAEDNPLIQTPSSSPLSASPSSSSDFHLDFQPSRLTQLFQENYNQLNKALAGTDHSWTSLTLKLCTALDTAKNLIQSANSNVTVLSENIAELEKIIKKEDSTIAEVRSIHSSLNLGIPPSTHSET; encoded by the exons ATGAGAGGTGCAGGAGGACCATTGTTGTGCATCGGAGATCTGCTGTGTGACGTTGGAGAAGCTGAAGATAATCCCCTTATTCAGACACCTTCTTCTTCTCCCCTTTCTGCTTCACCGTCTTCCTCCTCTGATTTCCACCTCGATTTCCAGCCTTCTCGCCTCACTCAACTTTtccag GAAAACTATAACCAGTTGAACAAGGCTCTAGCTGGGACGGATCATTCATGGACTTCTTTGACATTGAAG CTGTGTACTGCTCTAGATACTGCAAAGAACTTGATACAGTCTGCCAACTCAAACGTCACAGTGCTGTCAGAGAACATTGCGGAGCTTGAAAAGATAATCAAGAAAGAGGATTCTACTATAGCAgaggtcaggtccattcatagCTCATTGAACCTAGGGATTCCTCCATCAACTCACAGTGAAACCTAA
- the LOC110795038 gene encoding uncharacterized protein, whose protein sequence is MQSISGSVQCTWTCSHSIPNLISLFRIPRHIHRLARALPHSTMSALPPAKDHPLQVAKRLEKFKTTIFTQMSQLAIKHGAINLGQGFPNFDGPEFVKAAAIQAINDGKNQYARGYGVSDLNCAVAERFKKDTGLAVDPEKEVTVTSGCTEAIAATMLGLINPGDEVILFAPFYDSYEATLSMAGAKVKGITLRPPEFAVPLDELKSTISKNTRAILINTPHNPTGKMFTREELDVIASLCIENDVLVFSDEVYDKLAFEMDHISIASLPGMYERTVTMNSLGKTFSLTGWKIGWAIAPPHLTWGVRQAHAYLTFATSTPMQHAAATALRTPDSYYEELKKDYKVKKGILVEGLKEAGFKIFPSSGTYFVIVDHTPFGQKDDVAFCEYLIKEVGVVAIPTSVFYLNPEEGKKLVRFTFCKDEDTLRAAVERMKEKLERIL, encoded by the exons ATGCAAAGCATATCCGGTAGCGTCCAATGTACCTGGACATGCTCTCATTCAATACCTAATTTGATTTCGCTGTTTAGGATTCCCAGACACATTCACAGGCTTGCTCGAGCTCTTCCTCATTCAACAATGTCTGCTCTTCCCCCTGCTAAGGATCATCCACTTCAG GTTGCAAAGCGCTTGGAGAAGTTCAAAACCACAATTTTCACACAGATGAGCCAGTTAGCTATCAAACATGGAGCAATTAACCTTGGCCAGGGATTTCCGAACTTTGATGGACCTGAGTTTGTGAAAGCAGCTGCTATTCAAGCCATTAATGATGGTAAAAACCAGTATGCTCGTGGTTATGGAGTTTCTGACCTCAACTGTGCTGTAGCCGAGAGGTTTAAGAAAGACACAGGACTGGCAGTTGATCCTGAAAAGGAAGTCACTGTCACCTCAGGTTGCACAGAGGCCATTGCTGCTACCATGTTGGGATTGATAAATCCTGGCGATGAGGTCATTCTATTTGCCCCATTCTATGATTCATATGAAGCTACTCTTTCAATGGCTGGGGCCAAAGTTAAAGGCATCACCTTGCGCCCCCCAGAGTTTGCAGTACCTCTTGATGAGCTCAAGTCCACAATTTCAAAGAACACCCGAGCAATCCTTATAAACACTCCTCATAACCCAACCGGAAAGATGTTCACTAGAGAGGAACTTGATGTGATTGCATCTTTGTgcattgaaaatgatgttttggTTTTCTCAGATGAGGTGTACGACAAGTTAGCGTTTGAAATGGATCACATCTCCATAGCATCTCTTCCTGGGATGTATGAGCGTACTGTAACGATGAATTCCCTTGGGAAGACATTCTCTCTAACAGGGTGGAAAATAGGGTGGGCCATAGCACCCCCACATTTGACGTGGGGAGTAAGGCAAGCACACGCATACCTGACGTTTGCTACTTCGACCCCAATGCAGCATGCTGCAGCAACTGCTCTGAGAACACCGGACTCGTATTATGAGGAGTTGAAGAAGGATTACAAGGTTAAAAAGGGGATTTTGGTGGAAGGACTGAAGGAAGCTGGTTTTAAAATATTCCCATCAAGCGGGACCTATTTTGTGATAGTAGATCACACCCCTTTCGGGCAGAAGGATGATGTGGCGTTCTGTGAGTATCTAATCAAGGAAGTCGGGGTAGTGGCAATACCAACAAGTGTTTTCTATCTGAACCCTGAAGAGGGGAAGAAGCTTGTGAGATTTACATTTTGCAAAGATGAAGACACCTTAAGAGCCGCTGTAGAGCGAATGAAGGAAAAGCTAGAAAGAATTTTataa